A stretch of the Sphingobacterium thalpophilum genome encodes the following:
- a CDS encoding PfkB family carbohydrate kinase translates to MSLVIIGTVAFDAIETPFGKTDKILGGAGTFASLAASYLCDQIKLVSVVGEDFGDHHMDLIKRRGIDVSGVQIIPGGRTFSWSGRYHNDMNSRDTLATDLNVLADFDPLIPDSYQDCEYLLLGNLTPQVQLTTLSRLKQTPKLVVLDTMNYWMNVALDDLKNVLQKVDVLTINDAEARQLSGEYSLVKAAQVILNMGPNYLIIKKGEHGALLFGENQVFSAPALPLADVFDPTGAGDTFAGGFIGYLAKVKSINFTNMKNALIFGSALASFCVEKFGTDRLVELTDEDIQKRLNAFVALSQFNL, encoded by the coding sequence ATGAGTTTAGTAATTATTGGTACGGTGGCTTTTGATGCAATAGAAACACCGTTCGGTAAAACTGACAAAATTCTAGGTGGTGCCGGTACTTTTGCAAGTCTGGCGGCGTCATATTTATGTGATCAGATTAAGCTGGTCAGCGTGGTGGGGGAGGATTTCGGTGACCATCATATGGATTTGATCAAACGCCGGGGTATCGATGTTTCGGGCGTGCAGATCATCCCAGGGGGGCGCACCTTTTCGTGGTCTGGCCGTTATCATAACGATATGAATAGCCGCGATACACTGGCCACAGATTTAAATGTCCTTGCGGATTTTGATCCACTGATTCCTGATAGTTATCAGGACTGTGAGTATCTCCTGTTGGGTAATCTCACTCCACAGGTGCAACTGACGACCTTATCGCGATTAAAACAGACGCCCAAACTGGTCGTACTAGATACTATGAATTACTGGATGAATGTGGCCTTAGATGATCTGAAGAACGTGCTGCAAAAAGTTGATGTCCTCACGATCAACGATGCGGAGGCAAGACAGCTTTCGGGTGAGTACTCACTGGTCAAAGCTGCTCAGGTTATTTTGAATATGGGACCCAACTATCTGATTATAAAAAAAGGAGAGCATGGAGCCTTGCTGTTTGGTGAAAATCAGGTATTTTCCGCGCCTGCCTTACCGCTTGCGGATGTGTTTGATCCCACTGGAGCAGGGGATACGTTTGCGGGAGGTTTTATTGGCTATTTGGCCAAGGTCAAAAGCATTAATTTTACCAATATGAAAAATGCACTGATCTTCGGTTCTGCACTTGCCTCTTTTTGTGTCGAAAAATTTGGTACAGACCGGCTGGTGGAACTGACAGATGAGGATATACAGAAGCGGCTAAATGCTTTTGTAGCTCTTTCCCAATTTAACTTGTAA
- a CDS encoding cytochrome b5 domain-containing protein yields the protein MKEGLPEYSKAQLALRNGQDKPQIWIAYKGFIYDVSESRLWLKGMHYEHWAGQDLTAELQEAPHTESVFSRFQCIGILKT from the coding sequence ATGAAAGAAGGATTACCAGAATATAGCAAAGCACAGCTCGCCCTGCGGAACGGACAGGATAAACCACAGATCTGGATAGCCTACAAAGGCTTTATCTACGATGTAAGCGAAAGCAGGTTGTGGCTAAAAGGCATGCATTATGAGCATTGGGCAGGACAGGATTTAACGGCAGAGCTACAGGAAGCTCCACATACGGAAAGCGTATTTTCAAGATTCCAGTGTATCGGAATCTTGAAAACCTAA
- a CDS encoding RNA polymerase sigma factor, producing the protein MTKNEFDNMVIEQSDSLKLYARNFTSDYEDANDLVQDTILKAVTYFKNFKEGTNLKGWLYTIMKNTFINNYRRIVKTNSFITKDEDISNSNLLMSASSNQGESKFVMEDIHEALSSLSDEYYIPFSLYFEGFKYHEISEHLNIPIGTVKTRIHVARKLMKRSLSAYKVA; encoded by the coding sequence ATGACAAAGAATGAATTTGACAACATGGTTATTGAGCAATCGGACTCATTAAAACTCTACGCCAGAAATTTTACCAGCGATTATGAGGATGCAAACGATCTTGTACAGGATACCATCCTCAAGGCCGTTACCTATTTCAAAAATTTCAAGGAAGGTACCAACCTAAAAGGATGGCTTTACACGATCATGAAAAACACGTTTATAAATAACTATAGGCGGATCGTAAAGACAAACTCATTCATCACCAAAGACGAAGACATCTCCAATTCTAATTTGCTAATGTCTGCCTCTAGCAATCAGGGCGAAAGCAAATTCGTCATGGAGGATATTCATGAAGCTTTATCCAGCCTGTCAGATGAATACTACATCCCCTTCTCTTTGTATTTTGAGGGATTTAAATATCATGAAATCTCCGAGCACCTGAATATTCCTATTGGCACTGTAAAGACGCGGATACACGTCGCCCGGAAGTTGATGAAACGATCTTTGTCCGCTTATAAAGTGGCCTAA